In one Melaminivora jejuensis genomic region, the following are encoded:
- the rpsT gene encoding 30S ribosomal protein S20 produces MASNKPKKKNPRLASGRKRTRQGVKLNAANTSLRSKYRTAVKNVEKAVLAGDKPKATELFAKAQSVLDTIADKGIFHKNKAARDKSRLSAKVKALAAPAAA; encoded by the coding sequence ATGGCATCCAACAAGCCCAAGAAGAAGAACCCGCGCCTGGCGTCGGGCCGCAAGCGCACCCGCCAGGGCGTCAAGCTCAACGCAGCCAACACCTCGCTGCGCTCCAAGTACCGCACTGCGGTGAAGAACGTCGAAAAGGCCGTGCTGGCCGGCGACAAGCCGAAGGCGACCGAACTGTTTGCCAAGGCGCAGTCGGTGCTGGACACCATTGCCGACAAGGGCATCTTCCACAAGAACAAGGCTGCTCGCGACAAGAGCCGCCTGTCCGCCAAGGTCAAGGCCCTGGCAGCTCCCGCCGCCGCCTGA
- a CDS encoding DUF3579 domain-containing protein produces MAAPASSSKEVFIQGVTHQGKTFRPSDWAERLAGVMSQFRPGGARSTPGAHLSYSPWCIPTTLGGVKCVVVHSDLREHEPMAWDFVMNFARDNDLQVADACLLPDAKG; encoded by the coding sequence ATGGCTGCACCTGCATCTTCTTCCAAGGAAGTCTTCATCCAAGGCGTGACCCACCAGGGCAAGACCTTCCGGCCCAGCGACTGGGCCGAGCGCCTGGCCGGGGTGATGAGCCAGTTCCGCCCGGGCGGGGCGCGCTCCACGCCGGGCGCGCACCTGAGCTACTCGCCCTGGTGCATCCCGACCACGCTGGGCGGCGTCAAGTGCGTGGTCGTGCATTCCGACCTGCGCGAGCACGAGCCCATGGCCTGGGATTTCGTCATGAACTTCGCCCGCGACAACGATCTGCAGGTGGCCGACGCCTGCTTGCTGCCTGACGCCAAGGGGTAA
- the murJ gene encoding murein biosynthesis integral membrane protein MurJ, which translates to MSLFKAASTVSLLTLASRVTGLARDLLMASIFGATALTDAFNVAFRIPNLFRRLFAEGAFSQAFVPVLAAHRAQHGDAATRGLIDAVATALLWVLVLVCLAGMLGAPALVWLLASGLRQSGEGFEAAVFMTRWMFPYIGFMSLVALSAGVLNTWKRFAVPAATPVLLNVSMIAAAWAGAPALAARGIEPIYAMVGGVMAGGALQLGAQLPALLRLGLMPRIALTPARIRAAWQDAGVRRILGLMAPAVLGVGVAQLSLMINTQIASWLAPGSVTWLFYADRLMEFPTALLGVALGVVLTPQLAAARAAGDTERYSAMLDWGLRIVVVLALPCAVGLLVFGLPLVATLFHHGALGAQDVQQITLALAGYGAGLLGLVAVKVLAPGYYASQDIRTPVRIAIVVLVATQLMNLAFVPWLAHAGLALSIGLGALLNAGWLLAGLIRRGSFAPRAGWLRLAVQVLLANALLAAFLWWARGQFDWLALQERSVQRAALLAALLVASALLYFGALTAAGLKLRQLLRR; encoded by the coding sequence GTGTCCCTGTTCAAAGCCGCATCCACCGTTTCGCTACTGACCCTGGCCTCGCGCGTGACGGGCCTGGCACGCGACCTGCTCATGGCGTCCATCTTCGGCGCCACGGCGCTGACCGACGCCTTCAACGTCGCCTTTCGCATCCCCAACCTGTTTCGCCGCCTGTTTGCCGAGGGCGCTTTCAGCCAGGCCTTCGTGCCGGTGCTGGCGGCGCACCGGGCGCAGCATGGCGATGCGGCCACGCGCGGCCTGATCGACGCCGTGGCCACGGCGCTGCTGTGGGTGCTGGTGCTGGTGTGCCTGGCCGGGATGCTGGGCGCGCCGGCGCTGGTGTGGCTGCTGGCCAGCGGCCTGCGCCAAAGCGGCGAAGGCTTCGAGGCCGCCGTCTTCATGACGCGCTGGATGTTCCCCTACATCGGCTTCATGTCGCTGGTGGCACTGTCCGCCGGTGTGCTCAACACCTGGAAGCGTTTTGCCGTGCCCGCCGCCACCCCCGTGCTGCTCAACGTCTCGATGATCGCCGCCGCCTGGGCCGGCGCGCCGGCGCTGGCCGCGCGCGGCATCGAGCCGATCTACGCCATGGTCGGCGGTGTCATGGCCGGCGGCGCGCTGCAGTTGGGTGCCCAGCTGCCGGCCCTCTTGCGCCTGGGTTTGATGCCACGCATCGCGCTGACGCCGGCGCGCATCCGCGCCGCCTGGCAGGACGCCGGCGTGCGCCGCATCCTGGGCCTGATGGCGCCCGCCGTGCTGGGCGTGGGTGTGGCGCAGCTGTCCTTGATGATCAACACGCAGATCGCCTCCTGGCTGGCGCCGGGCAGCGTGACCTGGCTGTTCTATGCCGACCGGCTGATGGAGTTTCCGACCGCGCTGCTGGGCGTGGCGCTAGGCGTGGTGCTGACGCCGCAACTGGCTGCCGCGCGCGCCGCCGGCGATACCGAGCGCTACAGCGCCATGCTGGACTGGGGCCTGCGCATCGTCGTCGTGCTGGCGCTGCCCTGCGCCGTGGGCCTGCTGGTCTTCGGCCTGCCGCTGGTGGCCACGCTGTTCCACCACGGCGCCCTGGGTGCGCAGGATGTGCAGCAAATCACGCTGGCGCTGGCTGGCTATGGCGCCGGGCTGCTGGGCCTGGTGGCCGTCAAGGTGCTGGCGCCGGGCTACTACGCCAGCCAGGACATCCGCACGCCGGTGCGCATCGCCATCGTGGTGCTGGTGGCCACGCAGCTCATGAACCTCGCCTTCGTGCCCTGGCTGGCGCACGCCGGGCTGGCGCTGTCGATTGGCCTGGGGGCGCTGCTCAACGCTGGCTGGCTGCTGGCCGGCCTGATCCGCCGGGGCAGCTTTGCGCCGCGCGCCGGCTGGCTGCGGCTGGCCGTCCAGGTGCTGCTGGCCAATGCGCTGCTGGCGGCCTTTCTGTGGTGGGCCAGGGGCCAGTTCGACTGGCTGGCGCTGCAAGAGCGCAGCGTGCAGCGCGCAGCCCTGCTGGCGGCGCTGCTGGTGGCCTCGGCGCTGCTGTACTTTGGTGCATTGACGGCAGCCGGCCTGAAGTTGCGCCAGCTGCTGCGCCGCTGA